The sequence GGTGGCCCTGGTGGTCCTCACCGTCGGCGGCGCCCTGGGCTACCACCTCCTGCTGGACCTGGGCCCCCTCGACGCCCTCTACCAGTCGGTGACCACCCTCTCGACCGTCGGCTTCAGCGAGCTGGTCCCCTTCACCGACGACGCCAAGATCTTCACCATCGCGCTGGTGATCCTGGGGGTGGGCACCGTCTTCTATACCCTCACCCTGGTGGTCGCGACGGTGATCGAGGGTGAGCTTCGAACCCGCTTCCGGAGTCGGATCATGCAGCGAAAGATCGAGAGCCTCGACCGGCACTACGTCCTCTGCGGCTACGGCCGGGTGGGGGTCGAGGTCGCCCGCGGCCTCGCCGAGCGCGGAGAGGCCTTCGTGGTCGTCGATCAGGATCCCGGTGCCGTGCAGCGCTCCCGGGAGCAGGGCTACCTCACGGTCGAGGGCTCGATCACCGAGGAGGAGATCCTGCGGGAGGCCGGCACCCACCGGGCCAAGAGCCTGATCGCCACCGCCAACTCCGATGCGGTGAACACCTACGTGGCGCTGACGGCCAAGCACCTGCAGCCCGAGATCTTCGTGGTCGCCCGCTCGGAGATCCCCGGCAGCGACCAGAAGCTGCGGCTGGCCGGCGCCGATCAGGTGATCTCGCCCCACGCCCTCTCCGGGCGCCGGATGATGCTCTCGGCGGTCCAGCCCCTGATGACCGACTTCATGGACACCCTCTCCGCCGGCCGCTTCGGCGAGCTGGTCCTGGCCGAGTTCAACGTGACGGCCGGGTCGCCCCTCAACGGCAGCGCCCTCTCGCAGGCCTTCACCCACGCCCCCTCCGTGCGGGTGCTGGGC is a genomic window of Deltaproteobacteria bacterium containing:
- a CDS encoding potassium channel protein, translating into MPRRPTTSPFALHQTFVDLLRAASHIAVPVVALVVLTVGGALGYHLLLDLGPLDALYQSVTTLSTVGFSELVPFTDDAKIFTIALVILGVGTVFYTLTLVVATVIEGELRTRFRSRIMQRKIESLDRHYVLCGYGRVGVEVARGLAERGEAFVVVDQDPGAVQRSREQGYLTVEGSITEEEILREAGTHRAKSLIATANSDAVNTYVALTAKHLQPEIFVVARSEIPGSDQKLRLAGADQVISPHALSGRRMMLSAVQPLMTDFMDTLSAGRFGELVLAEFNVTAGSPLNGSALSQAFTHAPSVRVLGIRRTDGEIIVGPKGSHVLGEGDMVILLADEDQIARLHAID